The genomic segment ttttgagctgtttagggacattttcagttttcattttttttttattctataaatatcaatagaattttatttgttgtgtacaaaagcttgaaaatttaatagaaggctcctaatatattgtttcaacgacggatgaaaaatattaaaaatccatagtcacaattattttttataagcatctaaagttcaaatattgacaaaatacgtaaatatgacaaaaatttgcaaattattttgagttagaaactcATGAAAAACTTtccttttaaatctaaaatttgataatgttatacaagattcctcacaagtttgtctacctttatcaaaaaaaaagaaagccatattaaatttttatgagcgtttaaaatttatatttttacaacatttgatattcactcgatttctcatgtaacgattttcttattttattgtgattaaaaaacaaaagtagaTACTTTTAAATTCactaaatatgacaaaaatttgcaaattattttgagttagaaactcATGAAAAACTTtccttttaaatctaaaatttgataatgttatacaagattcctcacaagtttgtctacctttatcaaaaaaaagaaagccatattaaatttttatgagcatttaaaatttatatttttacaacatttgaaattcactcgatttctcatgtaaagatttccttattttgttgtaNNNNNNNNNNNNNNNNNNNNNNNNNNNNNNNNNNNNNNNNNNNNNNNNNNNNNNNNNNNNNNNNNNNNNNNNNNNNNNNNNNNNNNNNNNNNNNNNNNNNNNNNNNNNNNNNNNNNNNNNNNNNNNNNNNNNNNNNNNNNNNNNNNNNNNNNNNNNNNNNNNNNNNNNNNNNNNNNNNNNNNNNNNNNNNNNNNNNNNNNNNNNNNNNNNNNNNNNNNNNNNNNNNNNNNNNNNNNNNNNNNNNNNNNNNNNNNNNNNNNNNNNNNNNNNNNNNNNNNNNNNNNNNNNNNNNNNNNNNNNNNNNNNNNNNNNNNNNNNNNNNNNNNNNNNNNNNNNNNNNNNNNNNNNNNNNNNNNNNNNNNNNNNNNNNNNNNNNNNNNNNNNNNNNNNNNNNNNNNNNNNNNNNNNNNNNNNNNNNNNNNNNNNNNNNNNNNNNNNNNNNNNNNNNNNNNNNNNNNNNNNNNNNNNNNNNNNNNNNNNNNNNNNNNNNNNNNNNNNNNNNNNNNNNNNNNNNNNNNNNNNNNNNNNNNNNNNNNNNNNNNNNNNNNNNNNNNNNNNNNNNNNNNNNNNNNNNNNNNNNNNNNNNNNNNNNNNNNNNNNNNNNNNNNNNNNNNNNNNNNNNNNNNNNNNNNNNNNNNNNNNNNNNNNNNNNNNNNNNNNNNNNNNNNNNNNNNNNNNNNNNNNNNNNNNNNNNNNNNNNNNNNNNNNNNNNNNNNNNNNNNNNNNNNNNNNNNNNNNNNNNNNNNNNNNNNNNNNNNNNNNNNNNNNNNNNNNNNNNNNNNNNNNNNNNNNNNNNNNNNNNNNNNNNNNNNNNNNNNNNNNNNNNNNNNNNNNNNNNNNNNNNNNNNNNNNNNNNNNNNNNNNNNNNNNNNNNNNNNNNNNNNNNNNNNNNNNNNNNNNNNNNNNNNNNNNNNNNNNNNNNNNNNNNNNNNNNNNNNNNNNNNNNNNNNNNNNNNNNNNNNNNNNNNNNNNNNNNNNNNNNNNNNNNNNNNNNNNNNNNNNNNNNNNNNNNNNNNNNNNNNNNNNNNNNNNNNNNNNNNNNNNNNNNNNNNNNNNNNNNNNNNNNNNNNNNNNNNNNNNNNNNNNNNNNNNNNNNNNNNNNNNNNNNNNNNNNNNNNNNNNNNNNNNNNNNNNNNNNNNNNNNNNNNNNNNNNNNNNNNNNNNNNNNNNNNNNNNNNNNNNNNNNNNNNNNNNNNNNNNNNNNNNNNNNNNNNNNNNNNNNNNNNNNNNNNNNNNNNNNNNNNNNNNNNNNNNNNNNNNNNNNNNNNNNNNNNNNNNNNNNNNNNNNNNNNNNNNNNNNNNNNNNNNNNNNNNNNNNNNNNNNNNNNNNNNNNNNNNNNNNNNNNNNNNNNNNNNNNNNNNNNNNNNNNNNNNNNNNNNNNNNNNNNNNNNNNNNNNNNNNNNNNNNNNNNNNNNNNNNNNNNNNNNNNNNNNNNNNNNNNNNNNNNNNNNNNNNNNNNNNNNNNNNNNNNNNNNNNNNNNNNNNNNNNNNNNNNNNNNNNNNNNNNNNNNNNNNNNNNNNNNNNNNNNNNNNNNNNNNNNNNNNNNNNNNNNNNNNNNNNNNNNNNNNNNNNNNNNNNNNNNNNNNNNNNNNNNNNNNNNNNNNNNNNNNNNNNNNNNNNNNNNNNNNNNNNNNNNNNNNNNNNNNNNNNNNNNNNNNNNNNNNNNNNNNNNNNNNNNNNNNNNNNNNNNNNNNNNNNNNNNNNNNNNNNNNNNNNNNNNNNNNNNNNNNNNNNNNNNNNNNNNNNNNNNNNNNNNNNNNNNNNNNNNNNNNNNNNNNNNNNNNNNNNNNNNNNNNNNNNNNNNNNNNNNNNNNNNNNNNNNNNNNNNNNNNNNNNNNNNNNNNNNNNNNNNNNNNNNNNNNNNNNNNNNNNNNNNNNNNNNNNNNNNNNNNNNNNNNNNNNNNNNNNNNNNNNNNNNNNNNNNNNNNNNNNNNNNNNNNNNNNNNNNNNNNNNNNNNNNNNNNNNNNNNNNNNNNNNNNNNNNNNNNNNNNNNNNNNNNNNNNNNNNNNNNNNNNNNNNNNNNNNNNNNNNNNNNNNNNNNNNNNNNNNNNNNNNNNNNNNNNNNNNNNNNNNNNNNNNNNNNNNNNNNNNNNNNNNNNNNNNNNNNNNNNNNNNNNNNNNNNNNNNNNNNNNNNNNNNNNNNNNNNNNNNNNNNNNNNNNNNNNNNNNNNNNNNNNNNNNNNNNNNNNNNNNNNNNNNNNNNNNNNNNNNNNNagagctcaaaataagtcaaaatatttcaaaatttatggTGTGAAATAAATGCCtttataaacattcaatcaaaattcatgtacctacggtcatttgtttaatgaaaacagattttgcgtaaaaattcccttttttcccttaattttgatttgtttttcacggcgcttttaaaaactactgggaaattttaacttttgacaggcccccccccctcaaaagtatcaactagattcactttcctatcagaaaagatactgttgaagaaatctaaccatttttactgtcctaaaaggtgatgacagatacaaaaatgaaaaaaaatataaaaaaaacacacatcattataaaatcaatacactcatcgtttcactcagaatttaaaattaattatagtatgtacCTCTCTTAGGTGCAATTAAAGGGAGCTTGGCCACCAGTTTTATCCATAGTTTCCCCTCATAGTGGTATCCTTTGCCATTTTGTACCACTTTAACCCATGATCGTCATGCTATTTTGAATACGTAAGTACAGTAGAACTCCGATTATCCGAACGCCAATCAAACGGACGTCCAATTAACcggaagaaaaaaaaaggtcgtcttttaagaggacgccactcccgcatgtgttttctccgtctGAAAAaagcgtaacataccaaatttacgctcagaaattcaagttttatgccgttagcttaaaaattaaagcaaatcgacctattatgaaatttgacACTAAGAACATTATccgtgttttgttggaagtttttttacgataattccaACAAAACACGGAGAATTGCGCCAATGGTCAGTTGTTGTCTAATCGTCGCACAGTTTAGTCTTTCAATTGTTATAACGAGTGAATTCTCGTGTTACAATGTCActatatatcttttaaaatgtcatatgtCAATCATTCGGATATTTGCTTCTCCGGACCACCCTTGACATTAATTATTCCGGATAATCGGAGTTTTACTGTACATGATTACAAATGAAGGTGCATAATCGTGTGCGTGTGTATACGTTTAAACTGCGATCATAAAACGCGTTTTGGACAGAGTCGTCCATAcggtaatatatattagtaggtaatttatttttaaaattaactatgtaggtatatgcacGTCATTGTCAGTCACTATAGTcgattagtatttttaaacatattaatatattattttctgtagtTTACCTACTACAATGCAccttatagtatatactatatatatatatattaataattattgatttattttttacggaGGCCTTTGATACTttacaaatatagtttaaagttaattagtatatgtattattttattatattttatttgttatacccAGACTTAAGGAAACATCATATTAAAGACACACCACCGACAACAGTAACCACAAATCGCCACTGTATATTAGAAGCAAAAAATGATTGACACAATCGAACAACAAATTGTTGATTAAAATGTAGAATGAAATATTGGAATGCattgcaatttataaataaatcggtAACAGAAATTGTTCCCTCGTAATAACAAattcattgaataatataagttaattaattatatctaaatataaaattataaaagttttagattctgagcgtagctAGGAAGctagtgattttacaatggtgtttatttttttttttttatcctgtatacataatttctaccagaaggaataCTTCGATTTcattataaagtacctaccttattttttagcaaattggatcaagattgTACTTCAGGCatgtcattttttgattttctcaatagttcttttatgccacgggaaaaaccaccgactaattacgaaaaaccgctaaaaatgggattttaatttctaacgcttttttttatcaccataaaaacgaataaaaaattataatattttNNNNNNNNNNNNNNNNNNNNNNNNNNNNNNNNNNNNNNNNNNNNNNNNNNNNNNNNNNNNNNNNNNNNNNNNNNNNNNNNNNNNNNNNNNNNNNNNNNNNNNNNNNNNNNNNNNNNNNNNNNNNNNNNNNNNNNNNNNNNNNNNNNNNNNNNNNNNNNNNNNNNNNNNNNNNNNNNNNNNNNNNNNNNNNNNNNNNNNNNNNNNNNNNNNNNNNNNNNNNNNgattttgcgtaaaaattcccgtttttccttaatttttattttgtttttcccggcgcttttgaaaactactgtgaaatttaaattttgacctccccaatgcaccaacgatattcactttctgatcgaacaagatactgaagttgaaaatcgtatcattatttcgattacttatcgtgtacacagacacaaaaaaaataaaaaaataaaaaaacacacatcattgtaaaatcaatacattcatcgtctcactcagaatctaaaatttaaaactgagaatgtccgtaaacagcttaaaaagagtcaaaatattttgaaaattttatggtgtttaaaaaataaaaatattaacattcagtgaaattttcaaatatctacagtcatttattgtttaattacaataaaataagaaaatcgtcacatgacaaatcaagcgaatatcaaatgatgtaaaaatatgaatttcaaacgctcataaaaatttaatttgactttcttgtagactttttttttgataaagatagacaatattatgagaaattttgtattatatttttaaatcttagaattaaaaaaaaaaatttttacgaattcttaacccaaaataatttgctaattttcgttatttttacatattttgtcaatttttgaactttaaatgctaataaaaaaaaactgtgactaaggatttttaatatttttcaaatataattgttgaaatatagtcggagccttgtattaaattttcaagtatttttactcaacaaataaaattttcttgacattcattagaaaaaaaaactaataatattagaaactgaaaacgttcctaaacagttcaaaacaaatcaatatattttgaaaattttatcatgtagagaaaatggaaatataaacaactagtgaaaatttcatgtatttacgctcatttgttttaatgttacaccaataaccaaaatcaattttttcgaaaatatattttgtgtaaaaactatcgttttcctttaatttttcttttgtttgacagacagacggacggacagccGAGCGAAAGTAATAGGCTTCTGTAGGGAAACGTACGGAACCTTAAAAATGATCTCTTTAATCTTCTATCTTCATCCAATTTTCtataagataagatactataatatgttgaaatcaaatcactcattctggtagacattttgttaacaggataaaaataaacatcgtTGTAAAACCATAAGGTCCTTGCTCTGCTCAGAACttaaacatatacataatatattttagttttggcaagctttttttttattttaaaatattgcgcCACTGCattaatgtattcaatttaatttgtaaatggctacataatataatagaatttattatatatacaagtattataatctaaatatgtAGGGGCCCAGAAAATCTTTTACTCGGTGCTAAAGTACTTGTATATGTTACTAAATATATTCACCTTtgataattagttttaagtgattaagtacctatatagtgtaagatttttttataatcttataatattatagaaatacaattttaactatatattatgaactatgataactaaaatatgtattaatttataataatttaatataggcagtatatgtactatgtataatattatgtattttaataaactaaaatataatatctattttccTTTTAGTAAAAGCAAAGCAACCAATCATGCAGAACAATCAAGCCGGTGGCAGTAGagaatttactttaaaaataaaaaagtgagtaacatacaacattataatttacagcaGTGAAATTTCTTGTATAAGTAGGTGCACAGTATATGTAggcaatttttataactattaaatgtacctacactaATAATCTAGATGTGTGACTTAAGAagttaaataaatgattaagaATTCCAATTaaatcttattaatattaatgctaagtatattttagCTAAGGGTCTAATGTAGTTATGCTTAAGCTTGCAACAAACTACAAATAGTATGtaggataaatttaaaatttgtatgctGAAAACAATTAGAATTCAAcgctcatattttattttaaatcaaagacAATTTCAAGTTGGTCTGTACTTTGTATAGGtaaatcttttaatttatttattactaaacattttttcagttcaaaataagttttgtttattgtttttattgtgatattctaaacttttaaaatttttaaaattttgtgaaATGTCCCATTATAATTTACCCCCAAGACAGTCACCATTTCCAAACCAGACCTTATCTAATAAGCCTTAactccaataatatattatattaaaatccaaAACTGATTAAACAGTTTTTtgggatattttttataattattttatcttactcaaagatagttaggtacctattcatttataattataatgaataattaatatatttatatttcaaacacaAAGTGAAATGGTTATCATATACTTTTTGTGCGTATgtggtacctaatttatttagcACTTAAACTTATCCAAAAATAAGTTGCATCAACAAAAACCAAATGTATTTTGCCATCTCTTAAAGttgatttaataatgaattgtaGCCTACGCCTGTCACATCccatattaataatcaaattacaatacacatattataaattcagtgattttatatgaaataaataacccGCATATTTCTGTCTTACGTATGTacgaattatgaatattttaaaattgtaaattgtttatacgtgttttaatactcataactcaatttaaaattaaaatataacaaaaagccgATGAGATTCCTTAGATAACATTAttgcctttaaattttataataggttaattcactctaattttaaaattaatgtggcTATACGTGACCCTCTTAAAGAactctttaatatctatggtccgaaatcattataatattataatactgaccAGAACAATAAATTTGTCTATAACTAGTATGCAGCCAGACCATAGATCAGTGGCGAACCGAGGGGGTTTTGCAAGTTCAaacgttttgttatttttgagaTGTAGCGATCAGTGAGTGAGTGATTAGTATTTGTCATTTAGATTTGTAGATTTGTACCAATGGAAACTATTTACAATtgatcaagaaaaaaaaacttaggtaTACTTAGTTACTACTTAATGCAGCCAAAATTACATCCAAAATTGTGTTAAAAGTATACAACAACCAACAATGTAGAcacatagttaaatattatcaaataatttgtaatccAAGTATATTGGCCCAGAGTTTTAATAGAAGGATCGGCCACTGGGAACTTTCCCGGTATATAGCTGGGTCAATTCGCCACTGTCAGTatcctataattattaattttctatttttattcaaatgtatttaataggaATTCAGATGTGAAATATcagttattgaaatttaataaaaacaatgaagtTGAAAAATGGTCAAGTCATACTAAATTGAAGAAAGAAGTCAAAGGTGACAGAAAAACACCAGTAATCGATGATATGCccaagtatacatttttttccttctgaataatatcatgttatatatgtttgatatattatgtatttattttaggtttggAGCGGGAAGCGAATTTGGTCGCGAAGCTAGACTAAAagcaaagaataaaaaatataacagtaaCAAAAACCTGTCAGAAACTACTTCTTGGAATTTGGATATTGAAGGAAAAAAGTAAGTTTTTTaagcataaattaatataaaatatatgatggtACAATACTGATTACTCATTTTAGATTTAAAGGTGCAAGGCAAGGTGGAATAGATGAAAATTGTTCATACTACATATTTAGTCGTGAAGAAGGTAATGTGATAAATGCACATAAATTAGAAGAGTGGTATAACTTTCAACCTGTATTACGTTACAAGACATTAACAACCAGCGAAGCAGAGGAAGAGTTTGAAAGGTActagttattaataaacaagTAATTGcagtaaaataacaaattaattatcatattttttataggcgTGATAATGCTTacaataagtttaatataatgatacaaaaGAAATTAAGCAATGAAGAAGATGAAGAAATTGatgaatataatgaaaataaagagAAAAATAGAGATAAAAGTTGTAAAACAAAAGGTTAGTGACACTAATCTACTGTTTAGAAATTTTCATTGCTGATGTATGTTGATTGATTATGTTAGAATTCAAAATATCTGAAATGGATGAATGGGATGGCAGCAATGAAGATTCATCAAACTCCACAGAGGAAAAAgacaatgaaaaaattaaaaccaaacatAAACGTAAGGCATTCTTCATTTAATGCTGTTGAAAGCGGCTCGTCTTATTGTGCATTTAGGTCAATAACTCAATACGGATTTCCAAGAATGTTAGCGGTTgattatctaaaaatacatgttacatgttttaagaggacgtgatacccgcatgtgttgtctccgtcttacaactGCGTAGcatagcaaattatacacaaagcagaacacgtgtagctccgttagNNNNNNNNNNNNNNNNNNNNNNNNNNNNNNNNNNNNNNNNNNNNNNNNNNNNNNNNNNNNNNNNNNNNNNNNNNNNNNNNNNNNNNNNNNNNNNNNNNNNNNNNNNNNNNNNNNNNNNNNNNNNNNNNNNNNNNNNNNNNNNNNNNNNNNNNNNNNNNNNNNNNNNNNNNNNNNNNNNNNNNNNNNNNNNNNNNNNNNNNNNNNNNNNNNNNNNNNNNNNNNNNNNNNNNNNNNNNNNNNNNNNNatttgctatgttatgcacttgtaagacggagacaacacatacgggtatcacgtcctcttaatatataatgtgtgtattcttaattattatagcatgtgattatttttatattaatatttatgtataaaaccataaaaagtaaaaatttctaaaaaattgttaGCTTAAGAAAATGCCACGCCCGCatgtgttgtatccgtcttacaagtgcgtaatataGCAAATGTATGCTGAGCAGATCAGGTTAAGCTCGGTGAAAAAtttgagtgaattgacctattataaaacttgatggtaagaacattatctgtgttcgtatcttggtttttacaatagtttaattttttagaaagttatgcgtatatactttagtgtaaattaaaaatgcttctaactcacttaaaaactgaataatcgtAAAAACGTGGCATCGTCTtaacagattatttttaaatcaactaagAACAGCTTAGCTATTTCAACAGTCAATTAAACAAGTTAAATTCATgttaagttgattagaaaattaaCTAACTTGTTAAGTaaaacggtaaaaaaaattcaactttaaCTTTCTAACTAGTTAATTCCCACCTTTGAATTTACCTATGGTAAACACCAAGGTACCACACACACTTATAACACTATATagagatagtaatattatacaatttgaaatatcatTGTTGATTTATTTCAAGACTTTTGATAGGCAATTAATAACCTTAAAAATGACCTTAGTCTGGAAAAGTTTACAGtcttgtatttgtataatgtgttaaaatatttgtgactctttaaaccatttaaattttatagaaaaaagaaaaGTCAAAACTAAACCAAAAAATAAGTCGAAAGGATCTGACAAATCAGCAGCGGAAGACAGTGATAATGGTGATGAAGATGGAAGAGAGTTGGATTATATATCCGATTCTTCAGAGGAGTAATTATCTGACAAATTCTAagcttgaaataaaataactattatttttgtattagtgTGTCGGATGTTGAAGCTAAAGTAACTAAAGAATTGAAGGGGGTGTCTGAAGAAAAAGCATTAAAGAGTCTCTTGGCATCTGATGAGGACACTGAAGCAAAAGATGATGAAAGTAAAACAACTGATATAAATGTCAAAAACAATACTGGTACTcacataattaatagttaatttaaaacttgATTTGTCAACTAAGACATTAGTCAACATTAGTCAACTAAGACAAACTGTTTACTGTCAATTTgtcatgtattttgtttttgcagATTCAGAAAATTCAGATATGGACAGTgtaccaattaatataataccagtTAATTTGGATGGAATGAAAACAAATAGTAATGATCCAATTTGTATACCAAACATATCATCTAATCAAAGGTAATgctcatttatttaattaaataattaaacatttaataaaaacttgaatttaCATTTTAGCCTGGAACCCCCACAGAAAAAAGTTAAAGAGGAATTGTCGCCAGTCACAATGTTTGATACACATGATATAACTGAAGAGGCTGTTCGACGATATTTGTTACGAAAACCATTCACTTCAGCTCAACTCATCAACAAGTTTAAGAATCGTTCCAATTTAAGTTCCGAACAATTAGTTAAAGCTATaggattaatattaaaaaaaatcaatcctGAAAAGCAAATAATACAGAACAAAATGTACttgattttgaataactaaaaGCACTTACAAAAACTGCATTCAATtactatttttggttttttttgtatttgatttaaaaaataaaaatttaacaattagaTGTAAGacctaataaaatttaacattattttttttttttttttttattataaatataattaaaagtaattaattagtaactaattttaaaagtatctatAAGTAGTTTCTTTACAAAATAAGCAATGACatctatactatagtattatttagtaatacagagtacattttatgatgtaagacagaaaatgttttatgtatagtgtatgtcaaaagtttaaattacaagtgtaatgttatttttaaaaccttcacttcatatatatatatatatatataataagaagaTAAGTAGatactattgaaaataatcGAAGCAGGTTTACTGccccatataaaatattataatgtaatattattccaaCGTAATTGTGTATTAATAACGATGGTCTTtcgtaataggtacctatatgtgatataatatacagtttaattGCACATTCACCACATACCACTTACCGGTGGTGATGGAGTACtaatacaataaacatacctacttatttacaCATGTAAAGAAAAAACGGGTAAGTGCAGTGAGGTTGAGTAGGTCAGCAGGTGTTGGAAGTTTGACCCTTATCGTCCCTTAGGTTCTCAGAAAGGATAGTGTATAATtacagtatacaattttaatacaatgattGCATTCAATacaaaacgattctgagtagacgaaaaaaaatgtatgaatcataattatgtattaatatttaataagtaaccattaattgtatataatgtaaaaagttggaattaggtaatttttaaattttattcgtttctatgttgATAAACAAagctttagaaaaaaatatgttagaaaaataaactttggTCGTTTTTCCCGTGGTgttaaaaactattgagaaaatcaaaaaatgacttctttaaagtaccatcttcatccaattttctaaaacaaaaaatatttgatgtactatactatgttgaaatcaaaacacTCCTTATGGTAGAAATTGTGTTTAtatgataaaaagaaaaataaacattgtataaCCACAAGCTTCCttgctccgcttagaatctaaaatattaataataatatattatagtaaaaactgAAAAGTATTGGGTTAGGTAATGATTAATATTCCATGgacttttttgaattttattttttcattagctTCTAGTGCATAACAATTATATCTCTGCTCAGGGGTGGACTTGGAAAGGCTGGGCCCACTATTCTGAGTTGATTAGCTATAAATAGCAAAGgcatatttatttctatattttttctcTAAATAATTGTGCTTATTGACCTATACAAAGTGTAACAGAAACacctgacaaattaaataacttttgttataatcattatttttttaatagtataataaaatatttctttgacaccaatcataaaaatattattaaattgtttattggaaaaattcaaaaattccaatttgtaattctaatttttagacacattttgatgataaatatgttt from the Acyrthosiphon pisum isolate AL4f chromosome X, pea_aphid_22Mar2018_4r6ur, whole genome shotgun sequence genome contains:
- the LOC100574780 gene encoding general transcription factor IIF subunit 1-like — encoded protein: MQNNQAGGSREFTLKIKKNSDVKYQLLKFNKNNEVEKWSSHTKLKKEVKGDRKTPVIDDMPKFGAGSEFGREARLKAKNKKYNSNKNLSETTSWNLDIEGKKFKGARQGGIDENCSYYIFSREEGNVINAHKLEEWYNFQPVLRYKTLTTSEAEEEFERRDNAYNKFNIMIQKKLSNEEDEEIDEYNENKEKNRDKSCKTKEFKISEMDEWDGSNEDSSNSTEEKDNEKIKTKHKQKRKVKTKPKNKSKGSDKSAAEDSDNGDEDGRELDYISDSSEDVSDVEAKVTKELKGVSEEKALKSLLASDEDTEAKDDESKTTDINVKNNTDSENSDMDSVPINIIPVNLDGMKTNSNDPICIPNISSNQSLEPPQKKVKEELSPVTMFDTHDITEEAVRRYLLRKPFTSAQLINKFKNRSNLSSEQLVKAIGLILKKINPEKQIIQNKMYLILNN